In Sparus aurata chromosome 2, fSpaAur1.1, whole genome shotgun sequence, a single genomic region encodes these proteins:
- the cep295 gene encoding centrosomal protein of 295 kDa isoform X10, which produces MKRKVARLRLSPNEEARIIREEHERRRKLRIQQVREQQRDIALQIRREVERRRQRELEKLEEELRADWERQQREKLNALQKLYEESLQLLGQGHRSAKENEPDLAAIAQKEVENHIKAEERYREALKELKSQKLKDHEKQTQSINARKKALQTEKERAAKVASLPPPPPNPIQQNIDYKKLHVVKKSDVSAFAATHYHMSGRTVDREVDMEQPDAHEEAELEARRLQELQREEKQRREEQLEKARLRGKQALKREHLVQDRERLLVELEHMQQTDLLRRRQQVSQMPAQIFQPLYKRQETREDFQREMEFAFEDMYTGERRVKGDLVVQLVPEPLPALSTGSQDRELDVTVDEDATPGTENTQHDTEQEAESAEMETSAQVELSRPAPRKALKKLLDRIRTQRNHWAESNSDVPAADSQTAISDQIPERDMTIDTGSLTSEEKEQQPTTAPAAMETTEQSAAAETLHPDFANRIQEFEEERKKREEELEREKQQQVLLLQELETQKAKLEQMLLEARQEREHLKAAVTQEVPIIKPPEVPVHDQEISSVSSGPATELVPPPGEDDHTRRIREYQQRLLEQNRVHQRSVEVARQRLDEYQRALQIRYNMTATKMPPAVVPPAVVPPGLFHPPLQNTRPVHLPAPLPLFTPPSVPAYIHPKPQPFVEVPTRESDISASPPHLPSSSLRVCSRLQGAEAESVSDSLRNQRPDVSAWLTENIMERVTGHLPDRVRPSSATKEPHKPIMTHHSASIPLQPATDPVRVFSSSITDTTPLVQSRAVIRPATSPHDSLYAASLNPRDDDMERQRWELQEVQRRVMEQREAMVLQQRQQEEERQRQELQEVQRRVMEQREAVVLQQRQQEEERQRQELQEVQRRVMEQREAMVLQQRQQQEERQRREGEMTHMKQQKETLQALIQTDAPPPEAASDELVSENINQTRLKLLASLLKAIEESNGGTLSHLEDRQEREDSSQQLSSNSDPVSQGDVPVGPPPALVLPSALLPPRAAKPPVTRVKLGIMGMTEQHELSAIQEAETTINSSQITGLEESARVPPHNVDWDPHEESESSVASDRTLPTPSSSSSEQRTAVRRAAPGSSSERSSYLVWRERLLMGAGTSPESSESDLVRRMISPLSSDSGRGADYSGPAVTICRSPTESAHRPRDSDCLSSTSISTGSYITTDPEQNADKSPPLAHLEERRAAVSLDVSSSPSGQSFGVEESSAAVHPGVNVESLFNESSIQQIIDRYTRELNFSLSATGKTAADGRGSFVEELDFASVSQQSLVQVSERRGEDETSAVSPTLPSNAAEAQRSRQEWDETVNPILEHFSGEDRSLQDSFRPLIGQLTDQSSCLAADHRDSAMERLVGQPSAHSSVIGQLPGVPVPPVSLDQGGWDSTLSRMIGRLSHQSSSHWLSGGQDFYAGQLIGQMVSERSTSWFDGEPEESRMRPLVGELDESAGQHSGSSGDRTRVALGVSTEASVPSYPALPPEASSHSASVPDVDRHSQDRTLQNRTSQTDLGPERTEVFPGSDSFHPLLAEVTHNETADASTTFHLPEHNVPESPEGQRAGSVSTSPEARDDSSESESSPERLRAEQPSSCVTTSPALDQSLTQLVTSQNHPPDVELTALSLSNLTVCDDAPAASVSQPEEPFSESEQSLNLRSDVPVLEIMEAAGEKGILEQSEITLVSLTDTTLQDPETTITDEDELQEDKHPAGAREEGQEGNETEQGSESALTDETPEEKNQTQPVTLLEIQWVPDGGLQEVFQQKRRALIQRSTHRIEEIKAKRALSKTRPESREKSKDSQPVSCKSKTKSKGGRAEQNQTTETSGLKQKKPQLPPSVKDSRLKKVDEIKICTPEQRRLDVSEMHQRTQRLYEQLEEVKRQKAIRSRREASAQNRLKAKEFHKKTLQKLRAKQQ; this is translated from the exons atgaagagaaaagttGCTCGTTTAAGACTCAGTCCTAACGAGGAGGCGAGGATAATACGAGAGGAACAtgaaaggaggaggaaactgCGCATACAGCAG GTGCGGGAGCAACAGCGAGACATCGCGCTGCAGATCCGCAGAGAGGTTGAGCGGAGACGACAGCGTGAgctggagaagctggaggaggagctgagggcgGACTGGGAACGACAGCAGAGGGAGAAACTAAATGCACTGCAGAAATTGTACGAGGAGAGCCTCCAGCTTCTCGGTCAGGGACACAGGAGTGCCAAAGAAAAT GAACCCGACCTGGCAGCCATTGCTCAGAAGGAGGTGGAGAACCACATCAAAGCAGAGGAGCGTTATCGAGAGGCACTGAAGGAGCTCAAATCCCAGAAGCTTAAAGACCATGAGAAACAGACCCA ATCTATCAATGCCAGGAAGAAGGCCTTACagacagaaaaggaaagagCAGCGAAAGTGGCGAGTCTCCCTCCGCCTCCCCCGAACCCCATCCAG CAGAACATTGATTACAAGAAGCTACACGTAGTAAAGAAATCTGACGTGAGTGCGTTTGCTGCCACACATTACCACATGTCTGGGAGAACAGTGGACAGAGAGGTAGACATGGAGCAG cctGATGCTCATGAGGAAGCTGAGCTGGAGGCGAGGAGGCTGCAGGAGttacagagggaggagaagcagaggagagaggagcagctggagaagGCTCGTCTCAGAGGGAAGCAGGCTCTGAAGAGGGAACATCTCGTGCAG GATCGCGAGCGGCTTCTTGTTGAGCTGGAGCACATGCAGCAGACAGACCTGCTGAGGAGGAGACAGCAGGTGTCACAGATGCCTGCTCAGATCTTCCAGCCTCTCTACAAGAGACAGGAGACGAGGGAGGACTTCCAGAGGGAGATGGAGTTCGCCTTTGAGGACATGTACACTGGAGAGAGGA GGGTTAAAGGGGACCTGGTGGTCCAGCTGGTACCAGAGCCTCTGCCAGCTCTGTCCACAGGCAGCCAGGACCGAGAGCTGGACGTCACGGTGGATGAAGACGCCACACcgggaacagaaaacacacagcatgaCACTGAGCAAGAAGCTGAGAGTGCCGAGATGGAAACATCTGCTCAAG TGGAGCTCTCCAGACCTGCTCCTCGAAAGGCGTTGAAGAAACTCCTGGATCGCATCAGGACTCAGAGGAACCACTGGGCTGAAAGCAACAGTGACGTCCCTGCAGCCGATTCACAGACCGCCATCTCTGATCAGATCCCAGAGCGAGACATGACCATCGACACGGGTTCTCTGACCAGCGAGGAGAAAGAGCAGCAACCAACAACAGCACCTG CAGCGATGGAGACGACAGAGCAGTCGGCTGCAGCAGAAACTCTGCATCCTGATTTTGCCAACAGAATCCAAGAATTTGAAGAAGAACGGAAGAAAAGG gaagaggagctggagagggagaagcagcagcaggtgcttTTGCTTCAGGAGCTGGAAACACAGAAGGCCAAACTGGAGCAGATGCTGCTCGAGGCCCGGCAGGAGAGAGAACACCTGAAGGCTGCTGTGACCCAGGAAGTGCCTATTATTAAACCACCTGAAGTACCTGTTCATGACCAGGAGATCTCCTCCGTCAGCTCTGGACCAGCCACTGAG CTCGTGCCTCCTCCAGGTGAAGACGACCACACCAGGAGGATTCGAGAGTATCAACAGCGGCTGTTGGAACAAAACAG AGTTCACCAGAGGTCAGTGGAAGTTGCTCGTCAGCGCCTGGATGAATACCAGCGAGCTCTACAGATTCGTTACAACATGACGGCCACAAAGATGCCG CCTGCTGTCGTCCCGCCTGCTGTCGTCCCTCCTGGCCTCTTCCACCCTCCTCTGCAGAATACTCGGCCTGTGCATCTtccagctcctctgccactCTTTACACCTCCATCAGTGCCTGCATACATCCACCCCAAACCACAACCTTTTGTGGAAGTTCCCACGAGAGAGTCTGACATATCGGCTTCACCTCCACATCTTCCCAGCTCAAGTTTGAGAGTTTGCTCGAGGTTGCAGGGGGCTGAagcagaatctgtttcagacaGTCTTAGGAACCAGAGACCAGACGTCTCTGCCTGGCTGACAGAAAACATCATGGAGAGAGTGACGGGGCACCTTCCAGACAGAGTGAGACCCTCCTCAGCCACCAAAGAGCCTCACAAACCGATCATGACTCATCACTCAGCCAGCATCCCGCTACAGCCAGCCACTGATCCCGTCAGAGTTTTTAGCTCGAGCATCACAGACACGACACCTCTGGTTCAGAGTCGTGCAGTGATTCGGCCTGCGACCTCTCCACATGACTCCCTTTACGCTGCGTCCCTGAACCCCAGAGATGATGACATGGAAAGGCAGAGATGGGAGCTGCAGGAGGTCCAGAGACGGGTGATGGAGCAGAGGGAGGCGATGGTGCTGCAGCAGAGAcaacaagaagaggagaggcagagacaggagctgcaggaggtcCAGAGACGAGTGATGGAGCAGAGGGAGGCGGTGGTGCTGCAGCAGAGAcaacaagaagaggagaggcagagacaggagctgcaggaggtccagagacgggtgatggagcagagggaggcgatggtgctgcagcagagacaacaacaagaggagaggcagagacggGAGGGAGAGATGACTCATATGAAGCAACAGAAGGAGACGTTACAGGCTCTGATCCAAACTGATGCACCA CCTCCTGAAGCGGCCAGCGACGAGTTGGTTTCAGAGAACATCAATCAGACCCGCCTTAAATTACTGGCGTCCCTGCTGAAGGCTATAGAGGAGAGTAATGGAGGAACTCTGTCACATCTTGAAGACCgtcaggagagagaggactcgTCCCAGCAGCTGTCCTCTAACAGCG ATCCTGTCTCTCAGGGTGATGTTCCTGTTGGACCTCCCCCAGCGTTGGTCCTCCCGTCAGCACTCCTCCCTCCTCGAGCAGCAAAGCCTCCAGTGACGCGTGTCAAGCTGGGCATCATGGGAATGACCGAGCAACATGAGCTCAGTGCTATTCAGGAGGCGGAGACGACGATCAACAGCAGCCAGATCACAG GACTTGAAGAAAGTGCGAGGGTCCCCCCACACAACGTGGACTGGGATCCACATGAAGAATCAGAATCTTCCGTGGCCTCTGACAGAACTCTGCCGACACCATCTTCATCCAGCAGCGAGCAGCGGACCGCCGTAAGACGAGCCGCCCCCGGGTCGAGCTCAGAGAGATCCAGTTATctcgtctggagagagaggctgCTGATGGGGGCCGGAACGTCTCCAGAATCCTCAGAGTCCG ACTTGGTCCGGAGGATGATCTCGCCTCTGTCCTCTGACTCTGGGAGAGGAGCTGACTACTCCGGTCCTGCAGTCACAATCTGCAGATCCCCCACAGAG tCTGCACACAGGCCTCGTGATTCTGACTGCCTCTCCTCCACCAGCATCTCCACTGGCAGCTACATCACCACCGATCCTGAGCAAAACGCCG ATAAATCTCCTCCCCTCGCACATTTGGAAGAAAGGCGAGCGGCGGTTTCACTCGACGTCTCCTCTTCTCCGTCCGGTCAAAGCTTCGGTGTGGAGGAGAGCTCGGCTGCAGTTCATCCTGGTGTCAACGTCGAGTCTCTGTTCAATGAAAGCAGCATCCAGCAGATTATAGACCGATACACAAGAGAGCTGAACTTCTCCCTCAGCGCCACCGGGAAAACAGCAG CAGACGGTCGAGGCTCGTTTGTGGAGGAACTCGACTTCGCTTCAGTCTCTCAGCAGTCGCTGGTTCAGGtctcagagaggagaggggaggatgaAACCTCTGCAGTCAGTCCGACTCTTCCATCGAACGCAGCAGAAGCACAGAGGAGTCGTCAG gAATGGGACGAGACGGTCAATCCGATCCTGGAGCACTTCTCAGGCGAGGACCGATCACTCCAGGACTCTTTCCgtcctctgattggccagctgaCAGACCAGTCCTCCTGTCTGGCCGCTGACCACAGAGACTCGGCCATGGAGCGGCTGGTCGGTCAACCGTCGGCTCACTcgtctgtgattggtcagctgccAGGCGTGCCGGTTCCTCCAGTGAGCCTGGATCAAGGCGGATGGGATTCCACTCTGAGTCGGATGATTGGTCGACTCTCCCATCAGTCCAGCTCTCACTGGCTGAGCGGCGGGCAGGACTTTTACGCGGGtcagctgattggtcagatggtGTCGGAGCGCTCGACCTCGTGGTTTGATGGTGAGCCGGAGGAGAGCCGGATGAGGCCGCTGGTTGGGGAGCTGGATGAGTCTGCAGGTCAGCACAGTGGAAGCTCGG GTGACAGAACTCGTGTGGCTCTCGGTGTTTCGACTGAAGCCAGCGTGCCGTCGTACCCAGCGCTGCCTCCTGAAGCCTCGTCACACAGCGCCTCTGTTCCAGATGTGGATCGACATTCACAGGACCGGACTCTGCAGAACCGGACCAGTCAAACAGACCTGGGCCCAGAGAGGACTGAAG TGTTTCCCGGCTCCGACTCATTCCACCCTCTGCTGGCTGAGGTCACACACAACGAGACCGCAGACGCCTCCACGACGTTTCACCTGCCTGAACACAACGTGCCTGAATCTCCTGAGGGGCAGCGAGCCGGCAGCGTTTCCACGTCTCCTGAAGCTCGCGATGACTCGTCTGAGTCTGAATCGTCTCCTGAGCGTCTGAGAGCCGAGCAGCCGTCCAGCTGTGTGACGACTTCCCCCGCCTTAGATCAGTCCTTGACCCAGCTCGTCACCTCCCAGAACCATCCTCCTGATGTGGAGCTGACGGCTCTGAGTCTGTCAAATCTAACCGTGTGTGATGATGCACCTGCAGCGAGCGTGTCGCAGCCAGAGGAGCCTTTCAGTGAGTCTGAGCAGAGTTTAAACCTGAGGAGTGACGTTCCTGTGTTAGAGATAATG GAAGCCGCTGGTGAGAAGGGAATCCTGGAGCAGTCGGAGATAACATTAGTGAGCCTGACGGACACGACACTGCAGGACCCAGAGACGACGATCACAGATGAAGACGAGCTTCAGGAGGACAAACATCCAGCTGGAGCGAGGGAGGAAGGACAGGAAGGCAACGAGACGGAG CAGGGATCAGAGTCTGCGTTAACGGACGAGACTCCAGAGGAAAAGAACCAAACACAGCCAG tgacgCTGTTGGAGATTCAGTGGGTTCCTGACGGAGGCCTGCAGGAGGTTTTCCAGCAGAAGCGCAGAGCTCTGATCCAGAGATCCACACACAGGATCGAGGAAATCAAGGCCAAACGAGCTCTTTCCAAGACTCGacctgagagcagagagaagtCTAAAGACTCTCAGCCGGTCAGCTGTAAGTCAAAGACCAAGTCCAAGGGAGGACGGGCCGAGCAGAACCAAACCACTGAGACATCTGGACTCAAGCAGAAGAAGCCCCAGCTGCCTCCTTCAG TAAAAGATTCCAGACTGAAGAAGGTGGACGAGATAAAGATCTGCACACCAGAGCAACGAAGACTTGATGTTTCTGAGATGCACCAGAGAACTCAGAG ACTGTacgagcagctggaggaggtgaagcGTCAGAAAGCAATCAGGAGCCGACGGGAAGCTTCTGCACAAAACAGACTGAAGGCCAAAGAGTTCCACAAG AAAACGTTACAGAAACTTCGTGCCAAGCAGCAGTGA